The following proteins are encoded in a genomic region of Brachypodium distachyon strain Bd21 chromosome 1, Brachypodium_distachyon_v3.0, whole genome shotgun sequence:
- the LOC100846894 gene encoding acetylserotonin O-methyltransferase 1 yields MELAHVCMFCNSTHRNRGTPMEEQQRTEELLQGQLELWHHALGYIKSMALKCALDVGIPDAIARCDGAATLPDLLAATGLPPCNLSYVRRLMRVLTISGIFQQQQKQPASSGEGQQEAVYALTPASRLLVSEDGNGQGAPSFGQIPAMSLPLCRTFMTPFLGMHPWIADERAAATSLFEREHGQALWEMTRSTSINDEFNQCMTADTRLIMHAVLTLSPDVFEGVTSLVDVGGANGTAAAAIARAFPHINCTVLDLPHVIENAPAPDEAAGGNTVRFVAGDMFHHIPPAHAVLLKWILHDWNDDECIKILRQCKKAIPIRDGGGKVIIIDSVVGSNPCDNICNETQALFDLYIMFINGAEREEREWKRIFVEAGFSDYKIMPILGFRSIIELYP; encoded by the exons ATGGAGTTAGCTCACGTTTGTATGTTTTGCAATTCCACACACAGAAACAGAGGCACTCCCATGGAAGAGCAGCAGCGCACTGAGGAGCTGCTCCAGGGCCAGCTGGAGCTGTGGCACCACGCCCTGGGCTACATCAAGTCGATGGCTCTCAAGTGCGCCTTGGACGTGGGCATCCCCGACGCCATCGCCCGCTgcgacggcgccgccaccctcccggACCTCCTTGCCGCCACCGGACTCCCTCCGTGCAACCTCTCCTACGTCCGCAGGCTCATGCGCGTGCTCACCATCTCCGGCATcttccagcagcagcaaaagcAACCTGCGTCCTCCGGCGAGGGCCAGCAGGAGGCCGTGTACGCTCTCACCCCGGCCTCCCGTCTGCTCGTCAGCGAAGACGGAAACGGCCAGGGGGCGCCTAGCTTCGGCCAGATTCCTGCCATGTCGCTCCCGCTGTGCCGGACCTTCATGACTCCCTTCCTCGGCATGCACCCTTGGATCGCCGACGAGAGGGCAGCCGCCACATCTCTCTTCGAGCGAGAGCACGGCCAAGCCTTGTGGGAGATGACCAGATCAACCAGCATCAACGATGAGTTCAACCAGTGCATGACCGCGGACACGAGACTCATCATGCACGCCGTCCTCACGTTGAGCCCCGACGTCTTCGAGGGGGTTACCTCGCTCGTGGACGTCGGCGGGGCTAACGGCACGGCCGCGGCTGCCATCGCCAGGGCGTTCCCGCACATCAACTGCACCGTCTTGGACCTCCCTCACGTTATCGAAAACGCTCCTGCCCCAGATGAAGCTGCCGGAGGCAACACAGTGCGCTTTGTAGCCGGCGACATGTTTCACCACATCCCACCCGCTCATGCTGTACTGCTCAAG TGGATTCTGCACGATTGGAATGACGATGAGTGCATCAAGATACTGCGGCAATGCAAAAAGGCAATCCCTATCAGGGACGGCGGAGGGAAAGTGATAATAATAGATAGCGTGGTTGGATCAAACCCATGCGACAACATCTGCAATGAAACTCAAGCCTTGTTTGATCTGTATATCATGTTTATCAACGGGGCCGAGCGGGAGGAGCGTGAGTGGAAAAGGATCTTCGTGGAAGCTGGATTTAGTGATTACAAAATTATGCCTATCCTAGGTTTTCGGTCTATCATTGAGCTCTACCCTTGA